In Passer domesticus isolate bPasDom1 chromosome 32, bPasDom1.hap1, whole genome shotgun sequence, the following are encoded in one genomic region:
- the LOC135288372 gene encoding transgelin-2-like isoform X5 — MANRGPSYGLSREVQQKIDRQYDPELEQVLVRWILAQCGNDGGSAVAQPAPGRDGFQQWLKDGTVLCRLINSLHPRGQAPVAKIQASAMAFKQMEQISQFLQAAERYGIAATDIFQTVDLWEGKNMACVQRTLMNLGSLAVAKGDGLFVGDPNWFPKKSQENRRVFSEDKLKEGQSVIGLQMGTNRGASQAGMTGYGMPRQIL; from the exons ATGGCAAACCGGGGCCCCTCGTACGGGCTGAGCCGGGAGGTGCAGCAGAAGATCGACCGGCAGTACGACCCTGAGCTGGAGCAGGTGCTGGTGCGCTGGATCCTGGCACAGTGTGGCAACGACGGCGGCAGCGCGGTGGCACAGCCGGCACCCGGCAGGGACGGCTTCCAACAGTGGCTGAAGGATGGCACA GTGCTCTGCCGGCTCATCAACAGCCTCCACCCTCGGGGCCAGGCGCCCGTGGCCAAAATCCAGGCGTCGGCCATGGCCTTCAAGCAGATGGAGCAGATCTCGCAGTTCCTGCAGGCGGCCGAGCGCTACGGCATCGCCGCCACCGACATCTTCCAGACCGTGGATCTCTGGGAGG GGAAGAACATGGCGTGCGTGCAGAGGACCCTGATGAACCTGGGCAGCCTGGCCGTGGCCAAGGGTGACGGGCTCTTCGTGGGAGACCCCAACTGGTTCCCCAA AAAGTCGCAGGAGAACCGGCGTGTCTTCTCCGAGGACAAGCTGAAGGAGGGGCAGAGCGTCATCGGGCTGCAGATGGGCACCAACCGGGGCGCCTCGCAGGCTGGCATGACGGGCTACGGGATGCCCCGCCAGATCCTCTGA
- the LOC135288088 gene encoding Fc receptor-like protein 4: MAGESGMARKVALLLWAQTLGLAGAQTTQLLVEPPWRPAVLWDRVTLTCQGSGTDSATTWYRNGQHWGQEGRDQFKVTDRGIYQCYRLGSRFSPAMSILDDLLVLQVPARALLEGDTVTLHCRGRQDNPVTRVRFYRDMKDLGRSLTGTELSLSPLQLNHSGIYRCRGWVGSGISQSPPVRVKVHAPGPLRPRAPLLYVFHRDGQVVGGSQGSPQLLVPAVGVSHSGNYSCQVRSEGGNVRKSSTQLRITVRSECGDGHGVSPETPGIPCLVPVANATITPGPLAHQVHAGDNVTLCCSVQVGSAPVTFTWLHNGQEVAQGPLLELTDIDVGHSGTYQCVATNQLGQDGHRVFRALSPELALEVTPGSAWLTAARKSQDR; the protein is encoded by the exons ATGGCTGGGGAGAGCGGGATGGCCAGGAAGGTGGcgctgctcctgtggg cccagaccctcGGCCTCGCTG GTGCCCAGACCACCCAGCTCCTCGTGGAGCCCCCCTGGAGGCCGGCGGTGCTGTGGGACCGGGtgacactgacctgccagggctcggggacCGACAGTGCCACCACCTGGTACAGGAACGGGCAGCACTGGGGGCAGGAGGGACGCGACCAATTCAAGGTCACTGATCGGGGCATCTACCAATGTTACAGGCTCGGCAGCAGGTTCAGCCCCGCCATGAGTATCTTAGATG atctgctggtgctgcaggtgccagcacggGCACTGCTGGAGGGGGACACGGTGACACTGCACTGCCGGGGCCGGCAGGACAACCCGGTCACCAGGGTGCGATTTTACCGGGACATGAAGGATCTGGGGAGGTCCCTCACGGGGaccgagctgtccctgtcccccctgcagCTGAACCACAGTGGCATCTaccgctgcaggggctgggtgggctcAGGAATATCACAGTCACCACCAGTGAGGGTGAAAGTGCATG ccccaggccccCTGCGGCCCCGAGCCCCCCTCCTCTACGTGTTCCACCGGGACGGGCAGGTGGTGGGGGGCTCACAGGggtccccacagctgctggtgcccGCCGTGGGGGTCTCCCACTCGGGGAATTACAGCTGCCAGGTGCGCTCCGAGGGGGGGAACGTGCGGAAGAGCAGCACCCAGCTCCGCATCACGGTGCGCAGTGAGTGCGGGGATGGGCACGGGGTGAGCCCAGAGACCCCCGGGATCCCCTGCCTGG TGCCCGTGGCCAATGCCACCATCACCCCCGGTCCCCTGGCACACCAGGTGCATGCAGGTGACAACGTGACCCTGTGCTGCTCGGTGcaggtgggctcagcccctgtcaccttcacctggctgcacaacgggcaggaggtggcccagggtcccctcctggagctcaCGGACATCGATGTGGGACATTCGGGCACCTACCAGTGCGTGGCCACCaaccagctgggacaggacGGGCACCGCGTGTTCCGGgcactcagcccagagctggccctggaggTGACACCTGGCTCAGCCTGGCTCACAG CTGCCAGGAAATCCCAGGACAGGTGA